CTATCATGTCATTTTTCTCTATCAAATAAGGGCGTCTTGGATGTCTCGTGTATTGACTGGCAGCTTATAGCTTATGGTGCACGAAGAGGAAAGAGATTATCTATTTCCACATTAGTTGAAATTTTTGACGTGGGTTTTAAGGTTACACAGGTAATCCTTATCCCAGACGTAAGTATAGTAAAAGACTTCACTTTAATTTAACGCTCATGAGAAGAGTTGACACATAATATAAAATTGTGATAACGTTAACGTAATAAAATATAGGTATCATGTGACTAACTTGATTAGGCATGGTGGTTTTAATAACGGGTGTGTACTTCCGTTATTGCCACCATGCCTTTTTACTTTTTAGACTTTATACTAGAAAGTGTGGCTCTCCACTTATGGAATAAAAGAGGCTCGATACTAAGTGTGGTAGTGTCTCTTATTAGAATAAGATGGTAGATCGTATGTTAATAAGTAGACAATCCTTCTCTTTTGATAACTTTGAGTTGTTCGACAAAGGAAAGAGATGGAAAGGAAAGGCGATACTCGAGTACGTATCGTAAGGTTGATATATCATTATTCAAATAGTTTATGAATAAATGAATATGCCTATAAATGATATCGGTTTCATGCTGCTTATTTTCTCTACGGCATCGGTTTTCAATTTAAATAGATTAGAAGGTATTGTGCCTATATTAACATTCAAGCAAACTCATCAAGGAGGTGAGAAAAGCGCTTTCTTAATTATAAGTAACTTGAAAACCAAAATTATTTAATGAAAGTGAGGGATATCTTTCTAGTGAAAAATAGTATTAGGTATTATTGATTCTTTCAATTCGACTATAAAAAATGGTCTTATAGTAGGTCCTATGGTTAAAAGTAATATGGAGGTAGGAGGATAAAGATGCGAACAAAAAGATTTTATTTTAGTATAATTAGCATTCTGTTTTTAGTCTTAAATATGTTTTCAGGAATAGTAGTAGCAGCTGAAGAAAATACACCTGTGACGTTTAAAAATGCAGAAGACGCCCTAAATTACATTGAAGCGTATAAGCCGAAAATTTCTAGTGATGGGAATTCAATTATACTGCCAGAAATACCGGATAAGAATTATGAAGTTACATTATATGGGTCAGATAATAAACAAATCATTGATATGAATCTTAATTATTATCAGCCGATTATGGATATGAAGGTTAATATTTTATATAAGGTTGCCAATAAAAATGATCGTTCTGATGTAGCTGTGTCAGCTAACGACATCCCAATAAACGTTAAAGGACAATATGAGAAAGAAGAAGGGGATAACTCTGTTCCTAACGTAATTCCAGGTCTCCGGGAATGGAAGGGCTACCAAGGCGAGTTCACTCTCTTAGAGGATTCCAAAATAGTAATAGATTCTGCTAATGCGGATGCACTTATAGGGGTTGCAACTACTATTCAAGGTTATATCCAAGAAATGGTTGGTAAAAAGTTAAATATTCACAAGGGTTCTAAAGCTGCTAAAGGCGATATTTACCTAACATTAAACCGTGCACAAGAGCATTTGGGTAAAGAGGGTTATACGTTAAATATAAAGGATAATATTGAAATTAGTGCACCTGAAATGAAAGGGATTCAGTATGGAGGAATTTCTCTTACACAAATCCTTTATCAATCAAAAAATCAAAATACAATACCAAAAGGATATGCGAGAGATTATCCAAAATATGAAGTTCGTTCTGGAATGCTTGATGTAGGAAGAATGTTTATACCTTTAGAAAAAGTTCAAGAAATGGCAGAGTATATGTCGTGGTTTAAGTTAAATGAATTACAAATGCATATTAACGATTACTGGGCATCCGCTGATTATCATGGATTCCGAGTAGAAAGTAAAAAATACCCAGAAATAAATGCGAAAGATGGTTATTACCCACAAGATGAATATATTGCTTTCCAAAAAGAGATGAAAAAACATGGAATCGATGTTGTTACAGAGATTGATACACCGTACCATGCTGAGAGCTTTAGAGCAGTTAATCCGGATATGATGTTGAAAAAAGGTGCTTTGGATATAACAACACCGGAAAAGCGTAAGTTGGTTTATCCATTCATCGAATCTCTGATGGATGAGTTTTTAGGTGAAAGTCCCAATGATAAAAATCGCGTAGTTCAAAGTGACAAATTTCATATTGGTACAGATGAATATGATAAAAAATATTCTGAAGAAATGAGAGCGTATACGGACCACTTTATCAAGTATGTAAACAATAAAGGATATGAAACGAGGTTATGGGGGTCACTTGGAAAAAATGGTTTTGATGGTGATACACCAGTAAGTAGTGATGCAACGATGAATATTTGGGCAACTCACTGGTCAGATGTAAACGAGATGTATGATATGGGATTCGATATAATTAATACAACTGGTACTGATTTATATATTGTTCCAATTGGAAATGCTGGTTACCCGGACTATTTAGATATTAAAGATAAATACGACAAATGGGAGGTGAATAAATTCAGGCCAAAATCATCAGGTGGAATAGGAGGAGCAACCATGCCGTTTGCTCATCCGCAAACTAAAGGTGCTGAATTTGCCTTGTGGAATGATGTAACATCATTTTCTGGCGGCTTATCAAGTTTTGACATTTTTGATCGGCTAAAGGATGCGGTTATGCTCGTGTCTGAAAAAACTTGGTACGGCGAAAAAACAGAAGGCCAGACTTCTGGAGAATTTATGGAACGGGTAGGTGCGGTTGAAAACGAAATTCCTATGTCCAATCCTGCCAGATTTATAAGATCAAATTCCGAAATTGTAGCAAAATACGATTTTAATTCCGTTGAAAACAACGTTGTAAAAGATTTATCTGGAAATGATTATAATGCGAAAATCAACGGCGGTACTATCGTTGATAATGGGAATGGAAAGGCGCTGCAATTAGATGGTAATGGATATCTTGAATTACCATTTGATTCTATAGGTTACCCATATAGTGTATCATTTGATATTAAACTAGATAAGGATTCACTTGAAAACGCAACCCTTTTTTCTGGTGATGAAGGGAATTTTTATCTCGACATTGACGGAACTGGAAAATTAGGCTATGAAAGAAACGAGAAAACATCTGAAGGAAGTAAATATAAGTTTGAAAACTATAAATTTAAGCATGATTATTCCTTAGAAGAAAATAAGTGGCAGAATATCATAATAACAGGAAATAATCGAGAAACAACTCTATATATTGATGGAAAGAAAGTTTCAACATCAACTCAAATTAATAAATTAGAGGGACGTACAGGTGATTCGTCAACCTTTGTCCTACCTCTTGAAAAAATAGGTAACGGCATAAAGGGAACGATAGATAACTTCATAATAACGAATAATAAGTTAGAAAATAGTTTGCAAGAAAATATTGCTTACCAGCAAAAGGTAACAGCTTCTTCTGAATATGATAGTTCTCAAGCAGCCTCCTTTATAACGGATGGTAATTTTGGAACAAGATGGGGTTCAAAGTACAACTATGATACGGAAGAGGAAAAAGATAATCAGTGGATAATGATTGAATTAGATGAAATATATGATTTGAGTACCGTTAAAGTTTTTTGGGAAAAGGCAAGGGCAAATAAATATGATCTTCAAGTATCAGAAGATGGAAAAAACTTTAAAACCGTATACTCCTATAATGATAAGACGAGGAGTCAAATCGATACCATTAATTTGCAGGATGTAAAGGCTAAATATGTAAAAATAGTTATGTCGGAAAGAGCATCCAAATATGGCTACAGTATTTTTGAAGTAGAAATATACGGTAACCTAGATTTGAAAACAAGTGGTCAAAAGCTAGTAGAGCAAGTTGAAAAACTGTTGGGTTCTATACTAACTGATGCTGGGGATCAAAATGCAAGAAGTGAATTAATTGCGGCTAAAGATGAATTAAAATCATATTTGTCAGAAAAAAACTTAGATATTATCACATATGATAGATTGGCTGGGAAGGTAAAGGAAAAGCTTAAAAAGTTTAAAAAAACGGTAGACCAACCTAGGAATTTAGCTTATAAGCAAAAGGCAACGGCATCTTCCCAATATAATGACTCTCACAAAGCAGCAAATATTATAGATGGAGATTATGCAACAAGGTGGGGTTCTCAGTACAAAGTTGGTCCTGAAGAGAGAGATAATCAATGGATAATGGTTGAATTAGATGATGAGAAACAATTTGATACTGTAAAAATGGAGTGGGAACAAGCTAGAGCAAGCGAGTATGAAATATTTGTTTCTAAAGATGAAAAAGATTTTGAAAAGGTATATTCTTATTCCGATCATTCACCAAAAGGAAATCGGGATATTATTCATTTAAAAGATACGACAGCTAAATATGTAAAAATTTCTTTAACCAAACCAACTACCAAATATGGCTATAGTATGTTTGAGTTGGAGATTTACGATTACTCTAAAGTGAATAAGCTTAAGCGGGAAGGACAAAAGTTATTAAAAGAAATACCTAAAGAATCGGTCGGGAAAAGTGAACGAGAAGAATTAGTTAATGCGCTAAAAAAATGGGATTCTTTTGTTTCAGCAAGAGATAAAGCTGCAATTAGCTATCACCAGACATTAAAATTATTAAATCATACAATTGGTAATTTTAAAGCGTCTATTGTTCCTGTAACAAGCATAACTCTAGATAAAGAAAATATAGAATTAAAAGTTAATGAAGAAATTCAATTACATGCAAAAGTTGAACCTCAACATGCAGCAAATAAAGAGGTTAAATGGAGTAGTAGTAATGAAAAGGTTGCAACAGTTAATAGTGATGGTGTGGTTACGGGTATTACTAGTGGAAATGCCACCATTACAGCTCAAACTGTAAGCGGTGGACATAAGGCAACTAGTAGCGTTACGGTTAAAGAAATGGTCCACAAAGAAGAACTTAAAAGTATAATTGATGATTCGCTACAGAGAGAGGAATCCAACTATACAGAAGCTAGCTGGAAAGTTTTTGCTCAAGCATTAGAAGAAGCAAAGAACGTCTTAGCCGATGAAAAAGCAACCCAGGATGAAGTAGATAAAGCAGCTAAAGCGTTAACGAAAGCTATAGAACAGTTAGAGCAAAAAGTGGATAAATCGATCTTGGAAGAAGTGATAGTGGAGGCAGAAACTAAAACGGAATCCAACTATACAGAAGCTAGCTGGAAAGTCTTTGCTCAAGCATTAGAAGAAG
This genomic interval from Virgibacillus pantothenticus contains the following:
- a CDS encoding discoidin domain-containing protein, which translates into the protein MRTKRFYFSIISILFLVLNMFSGIVVAAEENTPVTFKNAEDALNYIEAYKPKISSDGNSIILPEIPDKNYEVTLYGSDNKQIIDMNLNYYQPIMDMKVNILYKVANKNDRSDVAVSANDIPINVKGQYEKEEGDNSVPNVIPGLREWKGYQGEFTLLEDSKIVIDSANADALIGVATTIQGYIQEMVGKKLNIHKGSKAAKGDIYLTLNRAQEHLGKEGYTLNIKDNIEISAPEMKGIQYGGISLTQILYQSKNQNTIPKGYARDYPKYEVRSGMLDVGRMFIPLEKVQEMAEYMSWFKLNELQMHINDYWASADYHGFRVESKKYPEINAKDGYYPQDEYIAFQKEMKKHGIDVVTEIDTPYHAESFRAVNPDMMLKKGALDITTPEKRKLVYPFIESLMDEFLGESPNDKNRVVQSDKFHIGTDEYDKKYSEEMRAYTDHFIKYVNNKGYETRLWGSLGKNGFDGDTPVSSDATMNIWATHWSDVNEMYDMGFDIINTTGTDLYIVPIGNAGYPDYLDIKDKYDKWEVNKFRPKSSGGIGGATMPFAHPQTKGAEFALWNDVTSFSGGLSSFDIFDRLKDAVMLVSEKTWYGEKTEGQTSGEFMERVGAVENEIPMSNPARFIRSNSEIVAKYDFNSVENNVVKDLSGNDYNAKINGGTIVDNGNGKALQLDGNGYLELPFDSIGYPYSVSFDIKLDKDSLENATLFSGDEGNFYLDIDGTGKLGYERNEKTSEGSKYKFENYKFKHDYSLEENKWQNIIITGNNRETTLYIDGKKVSTSTQINKLEGRTGDSSTFVLPLEKIGNGIKGTIDNFIITNNKLENSLQENIAYQQKVTASSEYDSSQAASFITDGNFGTRWGSKYNYDTEEEKDNQWIMIELDEIYDLSTVKVFWEKARANKYDLQVSEDGKNFKTVYSYNDKTRSQIDTINLQDVKAKYVKIVMSERASKYGYSIFEVEIYGNLDLKTSGQKLVEQVEKLLGSILTDAGDQNARSELIAAKDELKSYLSEKNLDIITYDRLAGKVKEKLKKFKKTVDQPRNLAYKQKATASSQYNDSHKAANIIDGDYATRWGSQYKVGPEERDNQWIMVELDDEKQFDTVKMEWEQARASEYEIFVSKDEKDFEKVYSYSDHSPKGNRDIIHLKDTTAKYVKISLTKPTTKYGYSMFELEIYDYSKVNKLKREGQKLLKEIPKESVGKSEREELVNALKKWDSFVSARDKAAISYHQTLKLLNHTIGNFKASIVPVTSITLDKENIELKVNEEIQLHAKVEPQHAANKEVKWSSSNEKVATVNSDGVVTGITSGNATITAQTVSGGHKATSSVTVKEMVHKEELKSIIDDSLQREESNYTEASWKVFAQALEEAKNVLADEKATQDEVDKAAKALTKAIEQLEQKVDKSILEEVIVEAETKTESNYTEASWKVFAQALEEAKNVLADEKATQDEVDKAAEALTKAIEQLEQKVDKSILEEVIVEAETKTESNYTEASWKFFTQALEEAKNVLADEKATQDEVDDVFAALTKAMDQLTEKVDKSVLEEIIEEAEVKKEINYTEESWKTFVAALEEAKAVLDNEEATQELVAEAIASLTNAMESLEVKPGIVDKSKLEFAVKQADTKDKSKYTEDSWETFVQALDIAKKILDDEEVTQNAVDETFKALTKAMDQLEEKVDKSALEEVIEEAGTKRETNYTETSWKHFVQALEEAQNVLANEESTQNEVDKAFETLIRAMEQLEEKADKLALEKVVVEAEAKKEANYTEDSWKSFSLMLEEAKNILEDKGATQGEVDKAVKNLKEAIKGLKEKQDAVEVDKSDLKEVVNKASKKDESNYTEESWKVLVGALEQAHKILNNEEATQNEVDAAVKSLMNAIKGLEEVKVDKSALEKAISKAKKKNKSDYTANSWKVFTQALKEAQDVIADKEVTQEEVDQALNNLEKAISDLTQQTDHTGSEANNDPNTTDGTKGTEGTKNAKNPQSSQERSKLPNTATNIFSFILIGSLILAFGLLLFFLKRKSNQNE